From the genome of Paracoccus seriniphilus, one region includes:
- a CDS encoding N-6 DNA methylase: protein MFTAQLGSRNAAFHLAQHAHDLGFCETCLLHRYLLVHPAEKILLPQPPKIGGDYPDDVLFINAAEHYQPGKRQNTLLQEHINKIVETYQHRKEEDRYSQVVSLDEIEKEHDFNLNISRYVSTAEPEEEVDLVSVHKHLSDLQTQISSAAATHNRYLKELGITPLPLGFEKATD from the coding sequence ATGTTCACGGCACAACTCGGCAGCAGGAACGCCGCCTTCCATCTGGCGCAGCACGCCCATGATCTGGGCTTCTGTGAAACGTGTCTTCTTCATCGGTATCTCCTCGTTCATCCTGCCGAGAAAATTCTACTTCCGCAGCCCCCTAAGATCGGGGGGGATTACCCCGATGACGTTCTCTTCATCAATGCGGCCGAGCACTACCAACCGGGAAAACGGCAAAACACGCTGCTGCAGGAGCATATCAACAAAATCGTAGAAACCTATCAGCACAGGAAAGAAGAGGACCGCTATTCGCAAGTCGTGAGTCTCGACGAGATTGAAAAAGAGCATGATTTCAACCTCAACATCTCTCGATACGTCAGTACTGCTGAGCCCGAGGAAGAGGTCGATCTTGTCAGTGTGCATAAACACCTCTCGGATCTCCAGACGCAAATCAGTTCGGCGGCCGCGACGCATAATAGGTATCTGAAAGAGCTTGGAATCACGCCGCTACCACTTGGTTTTGAGAAGGCTACCGATTGA
- a CDS encoding IS110 family transposase yields the protein MPANHSTAATVLVAIDISKHRHEVLIEVPGKKRRRRMTIMNTLEDFQRLSASLASYGLPVRVGFEATGNYHRPLAHHLGQAGFDLKLIPSVGLARTREALHNSWDKNDPKDAQVILHMLEIGAVQFFHDPLVVGTADIQELSKTHEIVSRSKTELWHRILTHYLPLYFPEAERFHRSSRTDWFLAFLEKYPTPTMITAMSQETFIADAWQVVGRKVAKERLLSDIYATAVNSVGLPVEPDSDAVRMFRLVLSEGRSLVRQRNEIEARAVALLSDLPDYQLLTTIPGIGPINAMTILAEAGDLRRFRHHRQFLKFCGMDLATVQSGMFRGQSRISKYGNARLRRTLWMAGQTAVQTKTNSFRDKFERYISKDRHNAHLRRKAYTAIAAKMARTVHAVVNHGEPYRPFFEGVSPGGRTSL from the coding sequence ATGCCCGCCAACCATTCTACTGCTGCGACTGTGCTTGTCGCCATCGACATTTCCAAGCACCGCCACGAGGTCTTGATCGAGGTACCGGGCAAGAAGCGCCGTCGTCGCATGACGATCATGAACACGTTGGAAGACTTCCAGCGCTTGTCCGCGAGCCTGGCCAGCTACGGCCTGCCTGTGCGGGTCGGGTTCGAGGCGACCGGCAACTATCACAGGCCACTGGCACATCATCTCGGGCAGGCCGGGTTTGACTTGAAGCTCATCCCTTCTGTCGGGCTCGCCCGGACGCGCGAGGCCCTGCACAACAGTTGGGACAAGAACGACCCGAAGGATGCCCAGGTCATCCTGCACATGCTGGAGATTGGCGCCGTGCAGTTCTTTCATGATCCGCTGGTCGTCGGGACCGCCGACATCCAGGAATTGTCAAAGACGCACGAGATCGTTTCACGCTCGAAGACCGAGCTCTGGCACCGCATCCTGACCCATTACCTGCCGCTCTATTTCCCAGAGGCCGAACGGTTTCACCGAAGCTCACGAACCGATTGGTTCCTGGCCTTCCTCGAGAAGTATCCGACACCGACGATGATCACGGCCATGAGCCAGGAAACCTTCATCGCAGACGCTTGGCAGGTGGTGGGCAGGAAGGTCGCCAAGGAGCGCCTGCTTTCAGATATTTACGCTACGGCGGTCAACTCTGTTGGATTGCCCGTGGAACCGGATTCCGACGCCGTTCGCATGTTCCGCCTGGTCCTTTCCGAAGGTAGAAGCCTCGTCCGCCAGCGCAACGAGATCGAGGCCCGGGCGGTCGCGCTGCTCTCCGATCTGCCGGATTATCAGCTACTGACAACCATCCCCGGCATTGGTCCGATCAATGCCATGACCATCTTGGCCGAGGCCGGTGACCTACGCCGATTTCGGCATCATCGGCAGTTCCTGAAGTTCTGCGGCATGGATCTTGCCACCGTGCAGTCCGGCATGTTTCGCGGGCAGAGCCGGATCTCGAAGTACGGCAATGCCCGGCTGCGCCGCACGCTATGGATGGCCGGCCAGACGGCGGTCCAGACAAAGACCAACAGCTTTCGGGACAAGTTCGAACGCTACATCTCGAAAGACCGACACAACGCTCATCTGCGCCGCAAGGCCTACACCGCGATCGCGGCCAAGATGGCGCGCACCGTACACGCTGTGGTCAATCACGGCGAACCCTATCGCCCCTTCTTCGAGGGGGTGAGCCCAGGCGGAAGGACCTCTCTCTGA
- a CDS encoding transposase, whose protein sequence is MTKQRFIPAYPAELRERGVRMFRENRADYSSDTAAYKAIAPKLGCSPDSLRVWCQQAERDTGQRAGLTSAEKDRIKELEREVRELRQANEILKKASAYFAAAELDRPFRK, encoded by the coding sequence ATGACAAAGCAGAGATTCATCCCCGCCTATCCGGCCGAGCTTCGCGAACGCGGTGTTCGGATGTTTCGAGAGAACCGTGCCGATTATTCCAGCGATACGGCCGCCTATAAGGCGATCGCGCCGAAGCTTGGCTGTTCGCCGGACAGTCTGCGGGTCTGGTGCCAGCAGGCCGAACGCGACACCGGTCAGCGCGCTGGCCTCACGAGCGCCGAGAAAGACCGGATCAAGGAGCTGGAGCGCGAGGTCCGTGAACTGCGCCAAGCCAACGAGATCCTGAAGAAGGCCAGCGCATATTTCGCAGCGGCGGAGCTCGACCGCCCGTTCCGCAAATGA
- a CDS encoding DUF2793 domain-containing protein — protein MSDATTHLLLPYILAAQAQKHITHNEALRILDGLVQLSVLDRDLTAPPGSPADGDRYIVASGATGDWAGWDLNVALWTDGAWLRLPPRTGWRAWVEDEGLLLVYDGAGWVGTNPAALQNMSLLGLGTTADESNPFSAKLNAALWTARTVAEGGTGDLFYTMNKEAAGDDLGLTLQTGFVTKALAGLFGSDRFRLAVSADGSTFFDGLSVDNATGVVDQPRLPRFKAWTNYDNYVGVGTWTKIAINNTDYNDQGAFDAANNRFVAPADGTYLFGATLLYKVNASTSARMSGRLVLNGATEIRGSRGEISGARVSEATVLWLQTMASLTTGDTVELQGNFRAADGYFAADHTSFWGAKIG, from the coding sequence ATGTCCGACGCCACGACCCATCTCCTGTTGCCCTACATCCTCGCGGCACAGGCCCAGAAGCACATCACTCACAACGAGGCACTGCGGATCCTCGACGGGCTCGTCCAGCTTTCGGTCCTCGACCGGGATCTCACGGCGCCGCCCGGAAGCCCAGCCGATGGCGACCGCTACATCGTCGCCTCGGGCGCGACCGGCGACTGGGCAGGCTGGGACCTGAACGTGGCGCTTTGGACGGACGGCGCGTGGCTGCGCCTGCCGCCGCGCACCGGATGGCGGGCGTGGGTCGAGGACGAGGGCCTACTGCTGGTCTACGACGGTGCGGGCTGGGTCGGGACTAACCCCGCGGCGCTGCAGAACATGTCGCTGCTGGGGCTGGGCACAACGGCGGATGAGTCGAACCCGTTCTCGGCCAAGCTCAACGCGGCGCTCTGGACGGCCAGGACCGTGGCCGAGGGCGGCACGGGCGACCTGTTCTACACCATGAACAAGGAGGCCGCGGGCGACGATCTCGGCCTGACGCTGCAGACCGGCTTCGTGACCAAGGCGTTGGCGGGGCTCTTCGGCTCCGACCGCTTCCGGCTTGCCGTCTCCGCCGATGGCAGCACCTTCTTCGACGGGCTCAGCGTCGACAACGCCACCGGCGTCGTCGACCAGCCCCGGCTGCCCCGCTTCAAGGCCTGGACGAACTACGACAACTACGTGGGCGTCGGAACTTGGACGAAGATCGCCATCAACAACACCGACTACAACGATCAGGGTGCCTTCGATGCCGCCAATAACCGGTTTGTAGCGCCTGCGGACGGCACCTACCTCTTCGGCGCGACACTGCTCTACAAGGTGAACGCCAGCACGTCGGCGCGGATGAGCGGGCGGCTCGTCCTGAACGGCGCGACCGAGATCCGCGGCTCGCGGGGCGAGATCAGCGGCGCGCGTGTCTCGGAGGCGACGGTGCTGTGGCTGCAGACGATGGCCTCGCTCACCACCGGCGACACCGTCGAGTTGCAGGGCAACTTCCGCGCCGCGGATGGCTACTTCGCCGCCGACCACACCTCGTTCTGGGGCGCCAAGATCGGCTGA
- a CDS encoding helix-turn-helix transcriptional regulator, with protein sequence MKNHSRQDAIVRTLRRTGTTTVDALARDVGASRSTILRDLSALRDEGYVIHTEQGRGGGLHLDPSSVQATARLSVVEVFALIIGVASMRAARTLPFSSLADAGVAKIEKALPADKLRDLRRLLDCLYIGPLAPQVDISNLGEMDPALLPAFETFFLSRRFLRFRYRDAQGVESERQVEPQAMLILPPLWYLVAWDPARDDFRHFRMDRIIQPDVIDGTAFRSRRVRFDSGVQPVRYA encoded by the coding sequence ATGAAGAATCACAGTCGACAAGACGCCATCGTGCGGACCCTGCGCCGCACCGGCACGACGACAGTCGATGCGTTGGCCCGGGACGTCGGCGCATCGCGCAGCACGATCCTGCGAGACCTCTCGGCGCTGCGCGATGAGGGCTATGTGATCCATACCGAACAGGGCCGTGGCGGCGGCTTGCACCTCGATCCGAGCTCCGTACAGGCCACGGCACGGCTGTCGGTCGTCGAAGTGTTCGCTCTCATCATCGGCGTGGCGAGCATGCGAGCGGCCCGGACGCTTCCGTTCTCCAGCCTCGCGGACGCCGGCGTCGCGAAGATAGAGAAGGCGCTGCCAGCGGATAAACTGCGTGATCTGCGCCGCCTCCTCGACTGCCTTTATATTGGCCCCCTCGCACCCCAGGTCGATATATCGAACCTTGGAGAGATGGACCCCGCCCTTCTGCCAGCGTTCGAGACATTTTTCCTCAGCCGCCGATTTCTACGTTTTCGCTACCGCGATGCCCAGGGGGTCGAGTCGGAACGGCAGGTCGAACCGCAGGCCATGCTGATCCTACCGCCGCTTTGGTACCTTGTCGCCTGGGACCCGGCGCGCGACGATTTCCGTCATTTCCGCATGGACCGGATCATCCAACCCGACGTCATCGACGGAACCGCATTTCGATCGAGGCGCGTCCGGTTTGATTCTGGTGTGCAACCCGTTCGATACGCTTAA
- a CDS encoding alpha/beta fold hydrolase has translation MTINAHFASPTLITLGDVDLEVFEAGRENRGNPIVLCHGWPEHAWSWRHQMPALAAAGYHVIVPNQRGYGNSSRPPAVEDYDIVHLTHDLAALLDHFGYDAATFAGHDWGANVVWSMALLHPGRVRRIINLALPYQLRTPVPWIEFMESVFGPDNYFVHFNRQPGVADAILDANTSRFLSNLFRKNVPAVPPEPGMMMINLATASAPSGDPVMSEEDLAVFISSFEPSGFTASINWYRNMDRNWRILADVDPIVRQPALMIYGTRDMIPPSETLAEFVPNVEVLSLDCGHWIQQEMPIETTRAMLDWLAVRQAA, from the coding sequence ATGACCATCAACGCCCATTTCGCCTCGCCCACGCTGATCACGCTCGGAGATGTCGACCTCGAGGTCTTTGAGGCCGGCCGGGAGAACCGGGGAAACCCGATCGTGCTGTGCCACGGATGGCCCGAACATGCCTGGTCATGGCGCCACCAGATGCCGGCGCTCGCGGCCGCGGGCTACCATGTCATCGTTCCCAACCAGCGTGGCTACGGGAATTCGTCACGTCCGCCGGCGGTCGAGGACTACGACATTGTCCATCTGACGCATGATCTCGCCGCGCTGCTCGATCATTTCGGCTACGACGCGGCGACCTTCGCCGGGCACGACTGGGGCGCGAACGTCGTCTGGAGCATGGCGCTTCTGCATCCGGGTCGCGTCAGACGGATCATCAACCTCGCACTGCCCTATCAGCTCCGCACGCCAGTTCCCTGGATCGAGTTCATGGAAAGCGTGTTCGGGCCCGACAACTATTTCGTCCACTTCAACCGCCAGCCCGGTGTCGCCGACGCTATCCTCGATGCGAACACCAGTCGCTTCTTGAGCAACCTGTTCCGCAAGAACGTGCCGGCCGTACCACCCGAACCGGGCATGATGATGATCAACCTCGCCACTGCCAGTGCGCCCTCGGGCGATCCGGTGATGAGCGAGGAGGATCTTGCCGTCTTCATCTCGTCTTTCGAGCCATCGGGCTTCACGGCGAGCATCAACTGGTACAGGAACATGGACCGCAACTGGCGCATTCTGGCGGATGTGGACCCCATCGTCCGCCAGCCCGCGCTCATGATCTACGGCACGCGGGACATGATCCCGCCATCGGAGACCCTCGCGGAATTCGTCCCGAACGTGGAGGTGCTCAGCCTCGACTGCGGTCACTGGATCCAGCAGGAGATGCCCATCGAGACCACCCGGGCGATGCTGGACTGGCTTGCCGTTCGGCAGGCGGCTTAG
- a CDS encoding serine hydrolase domain-containing protein, which yields MMQTYASAHHSVVAFDLHGEATGFLHSGVRLTDVPPEDVIFEIGSITKVFTGLLLCLSVEEGKVDPRAPLAEMSGDLADVPQHLTPERLISHTSGLPNIYMPIWQAAITSMPEGPYADFSRADLVRWLQNWKGKPARALRHAYSNLGVGLLGEAMAIQAGRPFIDLLTEKVIAPLGLTDTTDSLGKEQQCRFAQPRNTKGRAVAPWTFQALAAAGCLRSSARDLAQFSKRLTQALVAPEAALDRAICRSAVPIMGFGRGGAMETSAQCSGWIRTRPSPEILHASGGTAGSTCALYVCPERRAACAILSNNGIAASLWGSMKLSRSNQSRQAEQLFGMA from the coding sequence ATGATGCAAACCTATGCGAGCGCCCACCACAGTGTCGTCGCCTTTGACCTGCACGGCGAGGCAACCGGGTTTCTTCACTCTGGCGTTCGACTGACCGACGTCCCGCCCGAAGACGTGATCTTCGAAATCGGCTCGATCACCAAGGTGTTCACCGGACTCCTGCTGTGCCTGTCGGTCGAGGAAGGCAAGGTCGACCCCCGCGCACCACTGGCTGAGATGTCAGGAGACCTGGCGGACGTGCCTCAGCATCTGACCCCCGAGCGCCTGATCTCGCATACGAGCGGATTGCCGAACATCTACATGCCCATCTGGCAGGCGGCGATCACGTCGATGCCCGAGGGGCCCTATGCCGATTTCTCACGCGCCGACCTGGTGCGGTGGCTGCAGAACTGGAAGGGCAAGCCGGCGCGTGCGCTCCGCCACGCCTACTCGAACCTCGGCGTCGGACTGTTGGGCGAGGCCATGGCCATTCAGGCCGGAAGGCCTTTCATCGACCTGCTCACCGAAAAGGTCATCGCCCCGCTCGGTTTGACGGACACGACCGACAGCCTTGGCAAAGAACAACAATGCCGCTTCGCGCAGCCCAGAAACACCAAGGGACGCGCCGTCGCACCCTGGACCTTCCAGGCCCTTGCGGCAGCGGGGTGTCTGCGCTCGTCGGCGCGCGATCTCGCGCAGTTTTCCAAGCGTCTGACGCAGGCTCTTGTCGCACCGGAGGCTGCGCTGGATCGCGCGATCTGCCGCTCCGCCGTTCCGATCATGGGGTTCGGCCGCGGCGGCGCGATGGAGACTTCGGCCCAATGCTCCGGCTGGATACGCACGAGACCTTCACCCGAAATCCTTCACGCCAGCGGCGGAACGGCGGGATCGACCTGTGCCCTCTACGTCTGTCCGGAACGCCGGGCGGCCTGCGCGATCCTGTCGAACAACGGGATCGCCGCGAGCCTGTGGGGGAGCATGAAGCTGAGCCGGTCCAATCAATCGAGACAGGCGGAACAGTTGTTCGGCATGGCTTGA
- a CDS encoding alpha/beta fold hydrolase has translation MMSILKWLSGGIAGLIALVVILFIAMRGDYAVADLVTEDGTLPSREIADVRLHMWIEEGPPDAQTIVVLHGGAGGDFRSLLGLSGLADTHRVVFYDQRGAGLSERVPAELLTLDGYLEELDAVIALTYPGRPVVLIGHSWGAMLASAYLGAHPDRVARAVLIEPGDLEADGKVAWDARAADFMSGVDYALNAVLNGFRAAHVTGPDDLASDDFLIGQMIGVFVSHPENPYHCGTGYTAPTWRFGSLASALWRDALDTELDRIAQGTEYPGPVLFLAGGCNDWTGAPLQRRHVALFADARLQVIPDAGHDVVWDTPAAAIPAIRAFLSGDI, from the coding sequence ATGATGTCGATTCTGAAATGGCTCTCAGGCGGAATTGCCGGTCTGATCGCCCTTGTCGTCATCCTCTTCATAGCGATGCGCGGTGACTACGCGGTGGCTGACTTGGTGACCGAAGACGGCACGCTGCCATCTCGAGAGATCGCCGATGTCAGACTTCACATGTGGATCGAGGAAGGTCCGCCCGATGCGCAGACCATCGTCGTCCTCCATGGCGGCGCGGGCGGCGACTTCCGCTCCCTGCTGGGTCTCTCGGGCCTGGCCGACACGCACCGCGTCGTCTTCTACGACCAGCGCGGCGCGGGCCTGTCCGAACGCGTACCGGCGGAGCTCCTGACGCTGGACGGCTATCTCGAGGAACTGGACGCCGTCATCGCGCTCACATACCCGGGCCGACCGGTCGTGCTGATCGGTCATTCCTGGGGGGCGATGCTCGCGTCGGCTTATCTCGGGGCGCATCCGGACCGGGTTGCGCGCGCCGTGCTCATCGAGCCGGGCGATCTGGAGGCGGATGGCAAGGTGGCATGGGATGCACGCGCGGCCGACTTCATGTCGGGCGTGGACTATGCGCTGAACGCCGTCCTGAATGGCTTTCGCGCGGCCCACGTGACCGGACCGGACGACCTGGCCAGCGACGACTTCCTGATCGGGCAGATGATAGGGGTCTTCGTAAGCCATCCCGAGAACCCCTATCACTGCGGCACGGGCTATACCGCGCCGACCTGGCGGTTCGGGTCCTTGGCGAGTGCGTTGTGGCGGGATGCCCTCGACACCGAACTGGATCGCATCGCGCAGGGAACCGAATATCCGGGCCCTGTCCTGTTCCTTGCCGGTGGCTGCAACGACTGGACGGGCGCCCCGCTTCAGAGGCGTCACGTGGCGCTGTTTGCCGACGCGAGGCTACAGGTCATCCCGGACGCCGGCCACGATGTCGTCTGGGACACTCCCGCCGCAGCGATTCCGGCGATCCGCGCCTTTCTGAGCGGGGACATCTGA
- a CDS encoding serine hydrolase domain-containing protein, translating to MTVLDATLQRLVEREQARGKVHGLLLHVRSADGRLNFKGAAGAADPDIRFPIASISKMFTAALIVQLCDEGALDLDQRVQSALPGVDLGGLHVVKGVDHGPHLTIRQLLFQTSGLADYYEGGVGRDLIRSKDYAYDLSDVLAWARAGRPFAAPDSGRAHYSDTNFQLLDTVIEAACGMSYGEAVQQRICKTLGLTRTALYDAARDGDGRTLPVWHKDKRLAIPGLLSSMGPDGGIVSDTGDLMTFLRAFTEGRLFRPENTSALHQWRKMQFPLQYGGGLMRFRLPGWMTLWWRSPELIGHSGASGSFAYHAPEPDVFLVGTFNQTDAPKRPFSFMLQVLKAIETHGGRA from the coding sequence ATGACGGTCCTCGATGCAACCCTGCAGCGCCTGGTCGAGAGGGAACAGGCACGCGGCAAGGTGCATGGGCTGCTGCTTCATGTCCGGTCGGCGGACGGGCGGCTGAATTTCAAGGGCGCGGCCGGGGCAGCGGATCCCGACATCCGCTTTCCCATCGCCAGCATCTCGAAGATGTTCACCGCAGCCCTGATCGTGCAGTTGTGTGATGAGGGGGCGCTCGATCTTGACCAGAGGGTGCAGAGCGCCTTGCCCGGCGTCGACTTGGGCGGCCTGCACGTGGTGAAGGGCGTCGATCACGGCCCGCATCTGACGATCCGCCAGCTTCTGTTCCAGACCTCCGGCCTTGCTGACTACTATGAGGGCGGCGTGGGCCGCGACCTGATCCGGTCGAAGGACTACGCCTATGACCTTTCGGACGTCCTTGCCTGGGCCAGGGCAGGACGCCCGTTTGCCGCGCCCGACAGCGGCCGCGCGCATTACTCCGACACGAACTTCCAGCTCTTGGACACGGTCATCGAAGCCGCCTGCGGCATGTCTTACGGCGAGGCGGTGCAGCAGCGGATCTGCAAGACCCTGGGCCTGACACGGACGGCGCTCTACGACGCGGCACGCGACGGCGACGGAAGGACGCTGCCGGTCTGGCACAAGGACAAGCGCCTCGCCATTCCGGGCCTCCTGTCGAGCATGGGTCCGGACGGCGGCATCGTGTCGGACACCGGCGACCTGATGACCTTCCTGCGCGCCTTCACCGAGGGACGCCTGTTCCGCCCCGAGAACACAAGCGCGCTGCACCAGTGGCGAAAAATGCAGTTCCCGCTGCAGTACGGCGGGGGGCTTATGCGGTTCAGGCTGCCAGGCTGGATGACGCTCTGGTGGCGCTCGCCCGAGCTGATCGGGCATTCCGGAGCCAGTGGATCCTTTGCCTATCACGCACCGGAGCCGGACGTGTTCCTCGTCGGCACCTTCAACCAGACCGATGCGCCGAAGCGCCCCTTCAGCTTCATGCTGCAGGTGCTGAAAGCCATCGAGACGCATGGGGGCCGCGCATGA
- a CDS encoding DUF4386 family protein — protein sequence MTLSRIGGLASLICAATYLIGFALLVTLLAPLGFGTGQIDPAAVVEFIHVNSGLMIAWNTTIYVINALALAVLVVALSERLSPLPGWAAVTRAFGLIWAALVLGAGMIANVGVERATQIFPDDPEAAADIWTTLHAVELGLGGGNEIAGGVWILCVSIAAARAGLLPRIANALGVLTGLGGLVTVFPALGDTAGAVFGLGAIAWFIAVGVALTLRDGVAPADPGGRVA from the coding sequence ATGACCCTCTCCCGCATCGGCGGCCTCGCCTCGCTGATCTGCGCCGCCACCTACCTGATCGGCTTCGCGCTTCTCGTCACGCTGCTGGCGCCGCTGGGCTTCGGCACCGGGCAGATCGACCCCGCCGCGGTCGTGGAATTCATCCATGTGAATTCGGGCCTGATGATCGCATGGAACACGACGATCTACGTGATAAACGCGCTCGCGCTCGCCGTGCTCGTAGTCGCCCTGTCAGAACGGTTGTCGCCTCTGCCGGGCTGGGCTGCTGTCACGCGCGCGTTCGGCCTGATCTGGGCGGCGCTGGTGCTGGGCGCCGGCATGATCGCCAACGTCGGCGTGGAGCGCGCGACGCAGATCTTCCCCGACGATCCCGAAGCGGCCGCCGATATCTGGACGACGCTTCACGCGGTCGAACTCGGCCTCGGCGGCGGCAACGAGATCGCCGGCGGCGTCTGGATCCTCTGCGTCAGCATCGCCGCCGCCCGGGCCGGCCTGCTGCCCCGCATCGCGAACGCGCTGGGCGTGCTGACCGGGCTGGGCGGGCTCGTGACGGTTTTCCCAGCCCTGGGTGATACGGCCGGCGCGGTCTTCGGGTTGGGCGCCATTGCCTGGTTCATCGCGGTGGGCGTGGCGCTCACGCTGCGCGACGGCGTCGCCCCCGCAGACCCAGGAGGACGCGTCGCATGA
- a CDS encoding SDR family oxidoreductase, whose product MKTVFIAGATGYLGRHLCAEYSRRGWYVTALVRDRERADNLAADTLIAAEATRPEVLSGVMDGVDLVISALGITRQADGLTYRDVDYRANLNLLHEAERAGVGRFAYVHVLNADVMNHVPLVAAKVAFVDALHASALPSTVIAPSGYFSDMGEFISMARSGRVWLFAPGTARINPIHGADLAAATAEATEAGTDWLDVGGPETFTHLELARLAAASVGRPARITLLPDWIRRAALRLLPRIAPRRVHGPAQFFLTALSRDMVGTPFGTHRLQDHYATLSP is encoded by the coding sequence ATGAAGACCGTCTTCATCGCCGGGGCCACCGGCTATCTTGGGCGCCATCTCTGCGCCGAATACAGCCGACGCGGCTGGTATGTGACCGCATTGGTCCGCGACAGGGAGCGCGCGGACAATCTGGCCGCCGATACCCTGATCGCTGCCGAGGCCACGCGGCCAGAGGTCCTCTCCGGTGTCATGGACGGTGTTGATCTCGTCATCTCCGCGCTCGGGATCACCCGGCAGGCGGACGGGCTGACGTATCGCGACGTTGATTATCGGGCCAACCTGAACCTGCTGCACGAGGCCGAGCGCGCGGGCGTGGGCCGCTTCGCCTATGTCCATGTCCTGAACGCGGACGTCATGAACCACGTCCCGCTCGTCGCTGCCAAGGTCGCCTTCGTCGACGCGCTGCACGCATCCGCCCTGCCGTCGACGGTGATCGCGCCGTCTGGCTACTTCTCGGACATGGGCGAATTCATCTCCATGGCACGGTCGGGCCGCGTCTGGCTCTTCGCGCCCGGCACCGCCCGGATCAATCCGATCCACGGCGCGGACCTTGCCGCTGCGACGGCCGAGGCGACCGAAGCCGGGACCGACTGGCTCGATGTCGGCGGGCCCGAGACCTTCACGCATCTCGAGCTTGCCCGTCTGGCGGCCGCCTCGGTCGGGCGGCCCGCGCGCATCACGCTGCTGCCAGACTGGATACGACGCGCGGCTCTGAGGCTACTGCCGCGTATCGCGCCACGCCGCGTCCACGGCCCGGCACAGTTCTTCCTTACCGCGCTGTCGCGCGACATGGTCGGAACGCCGTTCGGAACTCACCGCCTGCAAGACCATTACGCGACCCTGTCTCCATAG
- a CDS encoding glycine zipper family protein: protein MKHIISIIAVAGVVGACADSGANYTPVLDGTPTPAFQSDLAACQSLARDQRQFDQETAAAAVMGAGAGALLGEFDDDSDALEGAVAGALAGGVSGAVNASGRREAIVCECLRGRGHRVVG, encoded by the coding sequence ATGAAACACATCATTTCAATCATCGCCGTGGCGGGGGTTGTTGGCGCTTGCGCCGACAGCGGCGCGAACTACACACCCGTTCTGGACGGCACCCCGACGCCTGCCTTCCAAAGCGACCTTGCCGCGTGCCAGTCTCTGGCCCGCGACCAGCGGCAGTTCGATCAGGAAACTGCCGCTGCGGCCGTGATGGGCGCGGGTGCCGGGGCACTGCTTGGCGAATTCGACGATGACAGCGATGCTCTCGAAGGCGCCGTCGCCGGTGCGCTGGCGGGTGGCGTGTCCGGAGCCGTCAATGCGAGCGGACGGCGCGAGGCTATCGTTTGCGAATGCCTGCGTGGCCGCGGCCACCGCGTCGTCGGCTGA
- a CDS encoding outer membrane protein — protein sequence MVDGSDTVWGAQAILGLGYQLTNDLRVFADYRYRAWQDTKLTDASGARVSIDNASSSINLGAAYTF from the coding sequence ATGGTCGACGGGTCCGATACGGTCTGGGGCGCGCAGGCCATCCTTGGTCTCGGGTATCAGCTGACCAACGACTTGCGCGTGTTTGCCGACTATCGATATCGCGCCTGGCAGGACACGAAGCTGACCGACGCAAGCGGCGCGCGGGTGTCCATCGATAATGCCTCGTCGAGCATCAATCTTGGCGCAGCCTACACGTTCTGA